In Rhinatrema bivittatum chromosome 11, aRhiBiv1.1, whole genome shotgun sequence, a single window of DNA contains:
- the NT5C1A gene encoding cytosolic 5'-nucleotidase 1A isoform X3, with protein sequence MSSAGSAAESGAAESAAPKQRPKTALEAVNTQLREIYPESEDLFDIVLVTNNHAQVGVRLINTINHYNLFIERFCMTGGNSPIGYLKAYHTNLYLSSDSQKVQEAIHEGIAAATIFSPSKELQVCEQQLRVAFDGDAVLFSDESEQIVKAHGLDKFFEHEKAFENKPLAQGPLKCFLEALGKLQKKFYCKGLRMECPIRTYLVTARSAASSGARALKTLRSWGLETDEALFLAGAPKGPLLEKIRPHIFFDDQMFHVEGAKEMGTIAAHVPYGVAQKYQRTAEEKPAKSLE encoded by the exons GCCTTGGAAGCAGTGAACACCCAGCTGCGGGAGATCTATCCTGAAAGTGAAGATCTCTTTGATATTGTTCTTGTCACAAATAATCATGCCCAGGTTGGCGTGCGTCTGATTAACACCATAAACCATTACA ATCTTTTCATTGAGCGCTTCTGCATGACAGGGGGAAACAGTCCAATTGGTTATCTGAAGGCGTATCACACCAACCTTTACCTCTCTTCTGATTCCCAGAAAGTGCAGGAGGCGATTCATGAGG GAATTGCAGCTGCCACAATCTTCAGCCCCAGCAAAGAGCTACAGGTGTGTGAACAGCAGCTTCGCGTGGCCTTTGACGGGGATGCCGTGCTCTTTTCTGATGAGTCTGAGCAGATTGTCAAAGCGCATGGACTCGACAAGTTTTTTGAGCatgaaaaagcttttgaaaacAAACCTCTGGCTCAG GGGCCCTTAAAGTGCTTTTTGGAAGCTCTGGGGAAACTGCAGAAAAAGTTTTATTGCAAAGGTCTGAGGATGGAGTGCCCGATTCGTACCTACCTGGTGAccgcccgcagtgctgccagTTCAGGTGCCCGGGCACTAAAGACGCTGCGAAGCTGGGGACTGGAGACAGATGAAGCCCTGTTCCTTGCCGGGGCCCCTAAGGGACCTCTACTGGAGAAAATTCGTCCACATATCTTCTTTGACGACCAGATGTTTCATGTGGAAGGAGCAAAAGAGATGGGGACCATAGCTGCACATGTGCCGTATGGTGTGGCCCAGAAATACCAGCGGACTGCGGAAGAGAAACCTGCAAAGAGCTTGGAATGA